The genomic segment aaaaaatgtggcaACAGCCCCCAGGTTGgcatccctaaaaaaaaaaaaagttcttaccTGCCGTTTGGTGGTCTGTGGGCTACGATTGTTGGACTGTGTCCCTGAGAGGGGGGGCAAAGACAGGGGCGGAGGCAGCGGCTGCCGCGGAGTGGAGAACGGAGTGGATGAAGAGCTTCCTGTTGTCGACAAGACAAAGCGTTCATAAAATCTTTTTCAAATTTGTCATCAGGATTTTGAACAAACCATAGCTGCTGTAGAGGTCCGTGTAAGGGCTGGAAGTGCAGTCTTGTGGTCGCAGATGGACTTGAGGGTAGAAGTTCTCAGGCATGGTGGCATATCCTTCCTCACAGGAGGCCTCCTTCGGGTCCAGAGACACTTTGGCACATTCAATGACGATATCGTGGATTTCATACTTTTTCCACCTgaagcaaaaaattaaaaatcaggaTTCCGTAGCAAAGAGAGGGACATGCCTGGGAAACCTACCTGGTGGGGTCAAGCTCATGATCCTTGGTTCCTGTCACCAGTTCAGGGTGGATTCGGACGTGTTCAAGCATTGGCTGAGTAAAAAGCAATTTTGATtcatgtcccaaaaaaaaaaaaaattctaaataaaTGTGTGGTTGTGGCTCACCTTGACCACTTCTTCAAATGTTTCCATGTTTTCCTTCATGCTATAGTGCGAGCGCAGGTAGGACACAAAGTTGCAAGGGTACATGCCGTACAGACGATGGAAGAGCGAATAGACGCTGGCGTGGAGGTGGATCAAGTAAACCTCTGAAATGTGAcctgaatgaaaaaaataataatcatgaaCAACGTGGCAAGCAGAACCCGTCCAGATTGAAATCTTAAAGCAGAACAAAACAGCCGCAGGAAACTGAATGCATCTCTCACCGGGATTTTTGAGGTTCCAGGATGCCAAGCGGCCAAAAATATCAAAGTACTCCCACAGGTGTTGTTTTCCCGCTTGAGGAATCATGGGAAGAAGCGTGATCAGCACCAGCACACCAGTTATCAGCACCACCACATCCGTATCAGTCTGCCAAAGGGaatcagattttttaaaaaatctgctCTGACTTCCACGCTGAGAAAAGTCTACCTTTAGGCATTTGAGCAGCGAGAGCAGAAGAGGGTATCGGGCAATCTTATGGATCCAGGACGGCTGCTTGCGGATGACGTGGCCGAGCATGGTGAGGGTGGGCAGCCGACACGCCTGTTTGGTCATGCACTCGTTCATCTTGTCCAGAAGGTGCTGCGAGGGCCAAGTAGGAAGCGGTCAAATGAAGTTGCGCGGATGAATATTCAACGTTTTGTCACCTTGTCGTGCGGCTCTCGGACTGCGCAGAGGATATGCATGGCCTCTGGGGAGTTTGTTTCTAAAAAGTAGTCCACCAGCCCGTTAAGCAGCACAGACCCTCGTTCTGCAAATGGAAGACacattttcacacacacacatacaagcagatcgatttaaaaaataaataaccgaTGATACCGGTGCTGAGTTGTTCATTAATAAGGCCTCTGATCTCTTCTAGCTGGTGGAGGTCGGAGGTCTCCAAGAGCGGGAGGAGGTCCCCCGTGCTCGGCTGCTCCCTCGCCATGGTGGCAGTGTTCTTGGTGGAAGCAGAGTCCTTCTAACGTCCttcctcttccttccttcctgcctgGAGGACTCTCTTGGGGCCACCCACCAATTCAGTCTCCAGGCACCGCTGGATCATGAAGGAAAATTAGTCAAAAGAGGATTCGGGTTGTAGACAAGCAGGCGTGCTTTCCTTCCCAAAATGTATTTACGTCAAACAAGCAGGTGTACAACGTATGAAAGGAAGGAAATGACTGTCATGGTCACTTTGAGGTGTGTAAGCAAGCAACCAGCAGAAACAGGTCAGTAAAACCAACAACAGACGCCCTCGCTGTGATCTCGGACAGCCTGGGAATGCTCGGGAATACACAAAAGGTCCTTTATGCGCCACCGGCGCTTCCAGATTACATTTGGCCCCGTGCGAGCTGTAAGCAACAACCTCCCGAACAAACATCTCATAAGGagcactgctttttttgctatgACTTTTAATAAAATAAGTATATCCAAATGTAGCTTGCTACAAGACAGTGCGGTTATGTGGTATCTCACTTTGAACACAAGAGGGCACTGTGTAAAAGGGGTACAAACAATAGGTAGCAGACAAGGACAAAATAAATTAAGACGAGCTGACAACAGGAGAGTTTTATGTCATTGTATCACCTCAAGATGATTTAGTCGTTGACAAGAATGAGCACCGGTTTATTTTCAAAAGACTGTGATAATCCGAATATATTTCACCATGTATAAACACTCATAGTTTCATCTCTCGTTTGGATTGAGGAACACCTGTCACGAGGACACCTAAAATATCCCAGCAATGACGCAAGGCGAAAAATGCAACATCGGACTGAGGTCCAGCAAAcaacaagagacttaaaaataTTGACGTTCATCTTGAGAGCAATGCATAAGGCTCGTCTGCATGTTTTTCTTATGTCCCAAATCGTGTACGCGTGTGTGCACTGACCACtgtctgctcctgctcctgctgctgctgctcctgctgcttgGCGTAAACAACTCGCAGAGAACAATGGCCAGGGTTGGGTTTACTTCATCCGATTATCCAAATATGTAGCTACCGTTACACCGCAAAGCGGTCACCGCCTCAAACCCAACACCGCACGGGGGGAAAGTTCCACGAAATGCTTGAATGAGCAACCTCTGGAGAAAATCCATCATCGCGGCTCTTTACAAAAACAAGTCGGTCTCACCGCCAAGCGCTAACGTTAGCTGGCAGCAGCGTCCCGGACTCGTTCGGAATTTAATGTTGCCTGTCAGACATAGTAAATGATTGGAAAGCGAGCCGCGCAATCACCCGTTCATAACGCAATGTGAATGCGTTATGATTCTTTTTGGAAAATGAATCTGAATGAGAATAATCGATGCTGTTTACCTGTTAGAGTAGCTTCACTCcacagggcgccgccatcttgaacactTCACAGCCCATCCCACAACAATCGGCTTCCGCTGAAAGGCTGTACGCAAACTAATCCCACAAGTTAGCGCCCTGAAATCTCCTCCGCTAAAACTGCCTAACTCATTCTCTATGAATCACTATGAATTAAATAGCTGACTGTGGTAAACAATAGTCAAGGTGATTTTAATCTGGGCTCTATAAGAGTGTTCACTGTTTTGCTGGCGCGTGATTGTTTGTCCCATCGGCTCGTTTGGCGGATGTCTGAAGTTTGTGTGATGCGGTTTCGCGTGACCCACATGTTGACCGCGCACGCGCAGACACTTCATTGATGACGTCGTTCGGTGAAGAATTTGCCTTAACAAACTTACATCAAATAAATTAATCATGTGAATATTTTGAATTTATATGCAGTGGTGGGAAGAAACAAAGCACAAACACGGTACTCTGTGACTTTAGACTATGTTTTCAGTCATGTACTGTTGAAGGCACAATACCAATTTTGTCCACAAGGTGTCGCGCTTGTAGTTGTTTTAAGCCTCAATCTGAAATATTGCCGTTTATCCTTTCACGTTTTCAAAATATATACTATTAAAATTGCAATTGCATATGACGAGCTAGTACTCGTGACCATATATTCttcttataattattattattattattgctatatTTACGCCACTTTATAATTCAAACCATGGGTTAGGAATTGCGCTTTTGTGAGGAAATCTGTCACCATTGATTATGATATTGTATTCTCCagtaaatataattaaaagtcaATATATTCTCCCAGACTGGTTTGGTGTGTGTATCTTTGGAGGTGCTATAGGTCTCATGTGACCCTGTTGCCATTTAAACCGCACGGAGATTTGAGTATCACATTGTCcaacacaaaaatatatatttttataaaattGTTTTGGAAGAAAACTTCTGTCTGTAGCTACTTGTGACTGTATTTCAGAGTTGAAATAAGCAATTCAACCCCttttctaaaaaataaaaatgcctgAAACGCATCTGCAAGCAATGACTCATCCGCCTCTCTATTAAAGTTTGGTAAGTTTGTATAacttttgcagttttttttttttcatattgccCCCCTGCAGCTGTGTATTGAATGTAACTGTACAAGCAGGAGAGGCTCCGTGTATCTTGTACGCAAATTGCCTTTTGCAGGTTGGCTCTACCATTGGTTGAAACCACAGTCAGATTCTCCGGCGAAATTATCTGATTGGAAATCAGggaggggagaaaaagaaagagcaACAAGTGCGATGCTTTTACGCTGGTTTGCTTTGGGGACTTGAAGGAAAGGATTTTAATTTTGGTGAGACACACTAAGACCTGAACGAAGTCAACAATTTAATTGGATCTTGTTAAGGTGAGTTTCTACTTTAACTTAAGGATTTACTTtttacacttttatttttagCTTGAATATCATATCAAATTTGACAATATTGTATGATCTATTATGCTTACCTTTACGGAGATTTGGGTGTCCCAATTAAAATCTTAATGTATTTTTTCCCTTTTGACAAAACACCAGCTTTAACGTAAATTGAAATTAATATTTactgaagactttttttttaaagagctgACGTACGTGTTATTTGTGCTTACAGAGTCGAGATGCCTCGATCTTTCCTGGTGAAAAACAAACGGAGCTCGTCATTTAATGTGCATAGATTATATGAAGATGAGACAGGTAACTTTcaaatatgaattaaaaaatgtcaacattaaTTGCAATAACTTAGAAACTATTAGAAGTATATTGTTCAACTCTTTTCATCATTATTCAGAATAGCCCAGTGAACTCATTTTGGACAAATTTAtctcaaattaaaataaatgaaagtgAAGATTTAATTATGAGTTTGGTTTGATTTATAGGCTCTGAGTTTTTATTTAATGGACCAAAAAGATCTTACAAGCTCAAGTCAATCAAACTGCATGGTTTTGGATTTACAGAGATCTCACCTCAGAGGCCTCAATCTGAGGGCCTGCATTCCCAAACAGACCTCAGACCAGTAGGAAAAGTAGAGGAAGAACTTCAGAGTCCAGCACCTGTGCATGCAGAGCCCACCAGACCCCCTGCGGCTCCCACAAAATCATATTACGCAAcaggtgagcagcacattttccTACAAGCGTCAGTAAAGTTCCAGGACTGATGCCATCTTTGCTCATCAGACCCTCAGAAGGGAGAATTTCCTTCTTACTACAAGCCGGCCTATTGGGGGGAGCAGGTTCCTTCTCCGTATCGGTTGGGTTTCAGCCCAACGGTGCTGCAGCACGCCACCACTTTGTACAACGCGCACATCAGCCGCAGCCCGCAGAACCAGCAGCCGCTCGACTGCAGTACCCACTACTCGCCAAGTTCCGACACCTACCACTGCATCACCTGCGATAAGGTACGTCGAGGTTGAAACTCatccaggacggtgaaatgacgTAATGAACACTCGGTAGATTATAATTCGACATTTGAAAGTGAGAACAGGTTATGCCAGGAAGTTTAGGATCACGATTTGCAATTTTGTTCTCTGTCCTTCAGGTGTTCTCAACACCTCACGGCCTGGAGGTTCACGTCAGGAGGTCCCACAGCGGAACGAGACCTTTTGGCTGCAGCATCTGCAGAAAAACTTTTGGCCACGCAGTCAGTCTCGAGCAACACATGAATGTTCACTCCCAGGTATGATTTCTGAAATAGCGTAGATGATTCAAGATGGTCGCTATGATAGAAGGCAAAATATgctattttgtgtttttcaataaatgtttaataaaataataaaatgtttcaataaaataaaataataaaataaaatgataaaataataaaataataaaataataaaataataaaataaaataataatcctcAATATAAAAAATCTGAAATTGACTGAAGTTCTTCTTGCACTGACCACATGACACATTCCACGTTTGTCCAGGAAAAAAGTTTTGAGTGCAAGATGTGCGGCAAGTCCTTCAAGCGCTCCTCCACGCTGTCCACGCACCTTCTCATCCACTCGGACACCCGGCCGTACCCGTGTCATT from the Syngnathus scovelli strain Florida chromosome 13, RoL_Ssco_1.2, whole genome shotgun sequence genome contains:
- the gfi1b gene encoding zinc finger protein Gfi-1b is translated as MPRSFLVKNKRSSSFNVHRLYEDETEISPQRPQSEGLHSQTDLRPVGKVEEELQSPAPVHAEPTRPPAAPTKSYYATDPQKGEFPSYYKPAYWGEQVPSPYRLGFSPTVLQHATTLYNAHISRSPQNQQPLDCSTHYSPSSDTYHCITCDKVFSTPHGLEVHVRRSHSGTRPFGCSICRKTFGHAVSLEQHMNVHSQEKSFECKMCGKSFKRSSTLSTHLLIHSDTRPYPCHFCGKRFHQKSDMKKHTYIHTGEKPHKCQVCGKAFSQSSNLITHSRKHTGFKPFGCAVCSKGFQRKVDLRRHQESQHSIK